CACTGTTAAAACAGATCGCAGGAAGCGGCATCGACTGTTTTCTTGTCAAAATGCCCTGCAACCTTGCTTTTTTTGGTATGAATAAAGCGGATGACATCATGGCGGATTATTCCTATGAACACTGGTATCTGGCTGGTCATTCCCTCGGTGGTGCCATGGCTGCAAGCTATGCAGGGAAGCATTTAAATGATTTAGACGGACTGATCCTACTTGCTTCCTATTCCACCAGTGATCTTACAAAAGCTGTTTTTCCGGTTATTTCCATATATGGCAGCAATGACGGTGTCTTAAACATGGACAAAGTTGTAATTAGCCGTGACCTTATGCCCGCTGACTATTCGGAACATGTGATCGAAGGAGGAAATCATGCCGGTTTTGGAAGTTACGGTGCACAAAAAGGTGACCATGATGCATCGATTTCCCATGATGAACAATGGAAAGAAACCGTATCCGTCTGCACATCTGTGCTAAAAAAGTAATAGAAATGTAAAAAAATTCCTTACCAATAATCTGATAAGGAATTTTTTAAACTATATTATTTTTTACCATCTAAAAATTCTTAAATCCATACCCAGCAGCTCTCACGGCATCAATAAAATCACCCAGCACTGCTGCATTCGTCTCCGACTCCGCATGGAGCAGATAAATCGCACCCGGATGGAGTTTATCTTTCATCTTCTGCAGGCTTGATACATGATCCGGCTGGTTATTGACATCATAATCAAGATATGCAAAACTCCAGAAAATACTCTTATAATTACAGTTATTTAACAGTGCAAGCGACTGCTCACTGAATCTTCCGGTCGGATAACGGAACAGGTACATGTCATACCCAAAGTTTTCCTTGATATAGGCATGATTCTCTGTTACCTCATTTTCCTGCTTATCTAAAGTCAATGATGGCATACCCGCAGATGGATGTGTCACACTGTGGT
The Roseburia rectibacter DNA segment above includes these coding regions:
- a CDS encoding alpha/beta hydrolase translates to MTHTKRKSKIILIILLAVILTLCGISVWYVNDYYHAVDVDAALTSSDTVTVSSTATGMLFDGPGTKDALIFYPGAKVEAIAYAPLLKQIAGSGIDCFLVKMPCNLAFFGMNKADDIMADYSYEHWYLAGHSLGGAMAASYAGKHLNDLDGLILLASYSTSDLTKAVFPVISIYGSNDGVLNMDKVVISRDLMPADYSEHVIEGGNHAGFGSYGAQKGDHDASISHDEQWKETVSVCTSVLKK